The Antechinus flavipes isolate AdamAnt ecotype Samford, QLD, Australia chromosome 4, AdamAnt_v2, whole genome shotgun sequence genomic interval AAGAACATGAGTATCAGTTAGGAAAAGTTCCTTTCTGTACTATTCACTGTAGGCAATGAAACAGGCTTTCATATAGCCCTGTGTTACAACAGTTTATGATGGAATGTTATATAGAATCAAGGGGAGTGAGGAGTTGGGTAGTTTCCAGGGACTTCTTAGAAGTTCCTGTAATAACCATGTTTAAGTGCCTGTTGTTTTCAAAGCAGCCCAGACTTTCTCATGTACCTGGGCTTATGGTACTTGTCAGTGATTGTTGTCCAGGGCAGAGAGCATTCTCTGCAATAGTGTTATTTATTCCCCTGCTTTAAGGAAGGACTTGGTTCTCAGAATAACAGAAATCAAATCTTCCCCGTCAGTCCTCACAAGGCCACAATTGGAGGCTGCATTGGGTGGTTCTATAACTTTGCTATGCAGATTGCCATGTGTTGGCTTTGGGATTAGTGGGTGTAGAAGGGAGGGTGGGGGgaactttctccttcttccctttatcttccttcttccctctccctaccTTCCCAGCTCTCTTATCTACTTTTCTCCctacattttctttctccccagcCTTATTTTGAAGCTATGTTACtgaatctctctcttcttctacaGGTTTTCAAAGCCCAATTAGGCAGTAAACATGGCAGAGCAAGAACCTACAGCAGAGCAGCTGGCCCAGATTGCAGCTGAGAATGAGGAGGATGAACATTCTGTCAACTATAAGCCCCCAGCACAGAAGAGCATTCAGGAGATCCAGGAGCTGGACAAAGATGATGAGAGCCTTCGGAAGTATAAAGAGGCCCTGTTGGGCAGTGTAACTGTTTCCGCTGGTAGGAGCCATTTTATGGGCTTCCAGGAAGGGTTCAGGGAGTGCTTGTCTAGGGCAGTGTATGAGTTGTTGGGCATATCCTGACAGGTACAGTGCAGACTGTCCAGTGTCCTCTGTGTGAGGGGGGTTCTCTAGGAGAGCTTCCCCAGGGATGACATTCTAACCCATCCACTTTTCTCTTCATGCCTTCAGATCCCAACACTCCAAATGTTATTGTGACCCGCCTGACCCTAGTATGCAGCACTGCACCTGGTCCCTTGGAGCTAGATCTGACTGGTGAGTACAAGTGGAGGGACCTGAGGACTGTGAGGAGGTAAAGAGAGTCTGTGtccatttcccctcttcccctccccccaccccccaattccTTGTCATCAGTTATTCACAGCACAGATTTTCACTTTCCCTTGGCTTTTGTCCTGGCGCCCTCTGATGGTAACTAGCTGAAAATACAGCCAACTCTAGTTAGACTCTAGAATTGTGAATGAAGTGAGCTGAGTATTAGGGGGATTTGTAGAACAGTGCTGAAATGATGAGTGTTGGCAACAGAATGCAGGaggagaggaatgaaggaagtgAATTCACATTCATGGCAGTTGCTCCCCCTGAACAGGTGACCTAGAGAGCTTCAAGAAGCAGTCATTCGTGCTGAAGGAGGGTGTGGAGTACCGGATAAAAATTTCCTTCCAGGTAAGGAAAGATGGCTGGGGAAGGCTTTCAGATGAGGAATCTTGCTAGCTCCATTAAAGGCCCAGAGCAACGTCTGTGGCTTTGTTTCCCTGCAGGTGAACAGGGAGATCGTATCAGGCATGAAGTACATCCAGCATACTTACAGAAAAGGCGTCAAAAGTGAGTGTGGGAATGGGATATGCCTTAGGCCCAAAGAACTCAACACTATAGATAGCCTGAAGCAGGGGACAACAGGCCTTCCAAGGATTGTTTCAAAATTCTGTCCTCCTTCAAGAAGGGATAGGGATATCAGGACTAGTAccagtatttatttttccccataaaaGCCTGCAGATAAATATGATAAAGGATCTTTGGGGAAAACATTCCCTAGGAGATCTAGTTTCCAGAATGTAGAAATTTAAACCCATATTCTTTTCCCGCATACTTGTGCTTCACAAAATCAGCTCCTTTGTAACTAAAAATCATACCACGTGTGTCAAACCCTGTTTTGTAGTGTATTCAGAGATTTCTGATTGGgcatagagaagaagaaaatcagaagtaggatttatagTAGTTGTCTCACTGACTTTCTTTGTGTGACCTCATGTCTTTCTACAGTTGACAAAACTGACTACATGGTGGGCAGTTATGGGCCTCGAGCAGAAGAATATGAGTTCCTGACCCCTGTGGAGGAGGCTCCCAAGGGCATGCTAGCTCGTGGTAGCTACAACATCAAGTCTCGATTTACAGATGATGACAAGACGGATCACCTCTCCTGGGAGTGGAACCTCACCATCAAAAAGGAGTGGAAGGACTGAACCTCTGGCCctagaagggagagagggagggaagcatCCCCAGACAGTGGCCACAGGACAACCCTATCCTTACCCCTACCCTCATCCTACTTTCCTTCTCAACCCCTAATCCCATACCAAAGTGCTGACAGGGGAGTCCCCACCCCCACCTGACTATTTTCTCACCCCCTAATCTTTCTCCTCTGGATGGGGGATCCCATTTTTGTCTTCTTGGGCCCCTTTTCAGCCTCCTAGGTGGTTATCATTGTTATTCCTGTTGCTGCTTCAGCCCAGTATTTTGCTTGGAGGTAGGGGCTTCAGTCAAGGCCTAAACTTCCGTTGAGTCCTCAGTTCTTCCCTTGGGCCAAAGGGAAGGGGGTCTGTTCTGGGTTTCAACAGGAATTTAAATTCTCTTCTCTCAGTTGCTGCAGCCCCACCAATCATGTCTTGTTTCTccttggagggggaggggaggtggtACACCACAGAATCAGGGTAGTGAAGAGACCTCTGGCCATTCTACTGCCCCCCCGTATGGCCATCTAGGGCCTGTCAGTTCATTCATTGCTGTCTGTAATCGTGTAACCATGATGCCTTAACATGTGGAACGTGTGCTATGTGGGGAGAACTGCTCCCTCAATCACTAACCTCTGGCTCCCCCGTGTCTGCATGAGCATGTGGTTTCCTAATCCTATTTTCCCTCCACCTTCGCTAATTACAGCGACTTGCATTGTCTGTCTGTGCTGCTGCCTCTTCTCCCtagcttgcccagggtctcagCCCAACTCCCTCTCCCAGACCAGGGCTCCAGGAATTGCTCCCAGCTGGTGAGAGCCAAACTGCCAAATCTCTAACCTGTTTTTTGTGTCCCACCCTCACACCCCAGAAAGCTGGGGTTTCTTCACTCCTTGGGGAGGCTCTGGCTTCCTCATCCCGGTTACTTCCCTGTGGTCAGGGCAGCTCTCCTATCTGGGGAGTTTCTAGGCCTATTTGAACAAAGACTCCCGAAGGACAAAGCCAATGGTTGAGCCTTACTTGTCCTTGTTTGGAGCTCTCAGCCCCTGCCTTGGAATCTTGTGCCTGGCCTGTCAATTATGTATTGCCTTGATTTGTGCCGACCTGGGGTCCTGTTCAGCTggccccccctctctcccttggGATCCAGGGCCACCATCCCCAGGCAGGGCCCACCCTTACCCCATGAGGCCTAGCCAAGACAGACATGGGACCAAGTGGACACAGATTGGGAGTTATGTCTCCTATGTCTCCCTCCTttgctctccctctccccactttgCTGTCACCAGTCTCTTGGTTTGGTGTCACAAACTCTGGAGGCCCTTGATAACAGGTTTGGAATCACCTGGCTACTTCTCCTTTTCAGATTGGGGAAATAAACTCTCAATGTAGACAACTGTGCTTGCTCTTTCCTGTGTCAGTGGGATGGGGTCTGATGGAGTTAGGGTTTCAGTCAGTGACACAAGTTTCCTCAGTATAGGGAAAAGACAATTCCACTTCCACATCAACAAGCTGGAGTGGCTCTAAGACTAAGAGAGACATCAGAAAATAAGAGCCTGGGCCTTTGTAAAGTCCAGACCAGCCCCCTGGAggctcaggatcagccagagcaagataagtaaaagtccttggtctttagggggagaagttaaagaagcaggcaaactgccaggagttttgccaaagatctttTCTTGATTCTGGAATCCAGAATCTCACCTTTCTCCTCCTGCAGACAAGTGACTCTGGCCTCTGTCACCTCACCCTCttatccttgcctatgattatcttaactccaaacattgagccagcactaATGGTGAGAAGGGCAGTTTATCCAAACATAtcctaatagagtcattgtcttatattgaataggtaatagtcttaagtgctcagttgtctgattcaagtacatctttctcagagtttcagcctttaACAGGCCTTCCTGGGTATCCCACactaattattttcccttttgctatTCTATTCGTGTCTTGGAGCAATAAATCTCAACCCGAATTATTTTGGAGTCCTTCCTGAGCCAGGCCCATAAAGCGGGGCATGTAGCTCAATCCAACTCTGACCTTTCCAGGCCCTACCACCATGCTCCAAGTCACAGTCTGGTTGGCTACCCAGCTGTCCCAGAACAATCTGGTGGGAGATAGAGGAGTCTCCTTCAACTGCTGCTTGTTGTCAAT includes:
- the ARHGDIA gene encoding rho GDP-dissociation inhibitor 1; its protein translation is MAEQEPTAEQLAQIAAENEEDEHSVNYKPPAQKSIQEIQELDKDDESLRKYKEALLGSVTVSADPNTPNVIVTRLTLVCSTAPGPLELDLTGDLESFKKQSFVLKEGVEYRIKISFQVNREIVSGMKYIQHTYRKGVKIDKTDYMVGSYGPRAEEYEFLTPVEEAPKGMLARGSYNIKSRFTDDDKTDHLSWEWNLTIKKEWKD